From one Mytilus galloprovincialis chromosome 13, xbMytGall1.hap1.1, whole genome shotgun sequence genomic stretch:
- the LOC143057894 gene encoding type-1 angiotensin II receptor-associated protein-like encodes MESSKLLLKITVIIHFILTVWATTSSFLPDSYIYMNLFVLLIGIFSIVHNESSEAVFMFLVLHCFTIVQDMIFLGIYQPIADETVEVPHQRDSVKNRYRFSLGMCITNLIIKPVTAFFLYKVWQERQGNTVNLPFNIPGFGGDGNPYRPYHDIDRSSEGHIETASTPRVMEDSRLTS; translated from the exons ATGGAGTCGTCTAAACTTTTATTGAAg ATAACAGTGATTATACACTTTATTTTAACGGTGTG GGCCACAACATCCAGCTTCTTACCGGATTCTTACATTTATATGAATTTGTTTGTTTTGCTGATTGGTATATTTTCCATTGTACATAATGAATCTTCGGAAGCAGTTTTCATG TTTTTAGTTCTCCACTGCTTTACCATTGTACAGGACATGATATTTCTAGGTATATATCAACCTATAGCAGACGAAACTGTCGAGGTACCTCATCAACGTG ATAGTGTGAAGAATAGGTACAGATTCAGTCTGGG TATGTGCATTACAAACCTGATAATAAAACCAGTGACAGCTTTCTTTCTGTATAAAGTGTGGCAAGAAAGACAGGGGAATACAGTTAACCTTCCATTCAACATTCCTGGATTTG GAGGAGATGGAAACCCTTACAGACCTTATCATGACATTGACAGGTCGTCCGAAGGTCATATAGAAACAGCATCAACTCCAAGAGTAATGGAAGACAGTCGCTTGACGTCATAA
- the LOC143057932 gene encoding type-1 angiotensin II receptor-associated protein-like, whose product MLKLREKKKKSCKMNPSSVSLKGAVIVHFILTIWASMSGGFLPESYIYMNMFVLLIGVFAIVMNESVDAVFMFLFFHCFTMIQDIIFLGIFEPIGHDFFERPDVVGRSKNLYRFSLGMCIVNLILKPVTAILLYRIWQDRQGHAFDLPFNIPGIPGMGNQHDSKYENIDQSVPSSNYVETASAPRGIDDPHVTP is encoded by the exons ATGCTGAAGCTgagagagaaaaagaaaaaaagttgtaaaatgaaCCCATCGAGCGTCTCACTAAAG GGAGCTGTCATAGTACATTTCATTTTAACAATATG GGCATCAATGAGTGGTGGATTCTTACCCGAGTCCTATATTTACATGAACATGTTTGTACTGTTGATTGGTGTGTTTGCCATTGTGATGAATGAGTCTGTAGATGCAGTTTTTATg TTTTTATTTTTCCACTGTTTTACAATGATACAAGACATCATATTTCTTGGAATATTTGAACCAATAGGACATGATTTTTTTGAGAGACCTGACG tggTTGGGAGATCAAAGAATCTGTACAGATTTAGCCTTGG AATGTGCATagtaaatttgattttaaaaccaGTGACAGCCATATTGTTGTACCGTATCTGGCAGGATAGACAAGGCCATGCATTTGATTTGCCATTTAACATTCCTGGAATTCCTGGAATGG GTAACCAACATGATAGTAAATATGAAAACATCGACCAATCAGTGCCATCTAGTAATTATGTGGAGACAGCATCAGCACCTAGAGGAATAGATGACCCCCATGTTACCCCTTGA